Below is a genomic region from Brassica rapa cultivar Chiifu-401-42 chromosome A08, CAAS_Brap_v3.01, whole genome shotgun sequence.
TCCTTATAATAATTCATATTTGTGGAGTACCTCCATTAAACATTGAAAGTACAAGAAGCTCTGTTAAATTTAATGTCGCaactgaaccaaaaaaaaaaaaaattcgctTGGTGAAGCTCATTTGATGAAAAGTACTGTATACGGGAATAGCAATTCAAGTTCCGATATAAAAAGTATATTGCAAACAATTGACAAGCCAGACCAAAATCAAGTGACAACAGAGTCTCTCTCTAATaaaatactccatccgttttttaatataaatcgttttatagctatgcacgtagattaagaaaaccattaatttcttatattttctaaacaaaaacatcattaattatttacctaaccacaattcaaccaatagaaaaatataagatatattaccattggtcatataacattaattattaataaattttacatagaaaattgaaaacgacatataatttggaacaaaaaagtttctctaaaacgacttacaataaaaaacggagggagtagttcATTAATTACAGACAATGGAGTTAATGAATTTGATCATATTAGAGAAACTTTCACATAGGTTCATGTATCTCTCCAgatttcactctataataggcCCCGAATGTAATTTGCTTTAGATCAATCATTCATGAATAAACCCAATAGTTGATAGAAACATAATAAgctagattcttttttttttttaataagctAGATtctaccacaaaaaaaaaacataatacacgtatgtatatatgtatatctctTGTGTTGTTTGTGTCTTGTAATCTAAAAGCAGGTATTCGTTCTCAAACTGGTACTTAAAATTCCAAAAGTATGTAGATGGATTTGACCTTTTAAGTGGCCATGTTACGTTGCAGAAGTGAGGCCAGCTCTCTGATCAGATGTTTGAACATGTTAGGGATGTTAATGAGGGTGATGGAGAAGACAAGGCACGTTATAGGAATCATGTTGTCCCACTTTCACTTTAAAGCAATCACATCGTATCATTCATCACATTACCGCACACTGCACCTTATACGGCTgtactttttttctttatatattttgggTTCAATGATTGGGTTCCCCAAATTTTAAGGCCtgacatttagtttttgttcttttttttttgaatttcttaTAATAACCACTCATCTTATTTGAAGATCGTTGATATattgtttgtaatttttttggtCACATGTTCTACTATTTTTGGGGGTAAAAACTGTTGTTATGGCTGTCAAAGTAACCAAACATGTAAATGGGATTGTACCGAACCAGAACAATATGTTTAAATTGGTTAACTTTCTTTTAAACTGAATTAACCAGGCAAGGAAACTAACCCAAAAGAAAACTGAAACTTCATGGCAATCAATGAGCCAAGTCTAGTGTCCACTGGATAAGAGTGGATAACATTGTCCCCCATGAGACTAGAGATCCGTTACTGAGATAATGTAAAGTTCTATCAGCTACATTTTTTACGAAATACATTATTATTCAAcggttatatttatttcttatCATAACCAGTACTGGTTATAATCTCAAGTTCTTAACATATTAGATTAATCTAATGGTTCAATAAAATTAGGCCTACAGGTTTGGTTTCTTCAGTTAGTTTGGATCGGTTAGTTTGGAATTCGGCTAGTTCGGGTCGGTCAAAATCTCACtgaaatgaatcaaaataaaattcggttgggttcggtttttggttagtacgatttcaaaaaaaattaccgAAGTATTTGGTTTTGCGGTTAGTTCAGTTAAATTTTTGGtgtaaatcaaataaaatttgaaaaattggTTAATTTCGGttcaaattttgattagtttggttagttcggttggAAATTTGGTTAAAATTGATACTGAttggtaaaataaattttagaaaacgaACTAGCCGATTACAGAACCGTAAACAATTTTCTTTACCGAACTGAACCGAACtaatcaaaaaccaaactttCGGTTCAGTTCGGCAGGTATGGTTCGGGTAATAACCACAAGCCTAAATAAAACCATCAAAAGACTTAATTTCTTTCGAACGAAATGAAAAATCGCACCGTGAATTCGATAATTAGATCGTCACGGGGATTACAAACATCCGAATTAAAACTAATCATGGGAACTTTCATTAAAATCTAACTTAAAGGAAATATAGAAGCCGCGACCACATGAAGATaaggagaaggaagagagaCATGGCGGGCTAATATAAACTGTACACATGGAAAAGTAAAATGAAAAAGATTCGAATTCCCTTTTTCACGTAATGTAATTACGTTGAAAGAGAACTTTTGGTTATAAGCAACTAATCAAGAACTGAGATTGTTTGAAGAGTTTGACTTGTCAAGAATCGACCACATGACGAGGACATCTTCATAACCACAAGCCATGACGTCACCTTGAAGCTCCTTCACCGTTCTTCTCTCGTGTTCCTCCCTCGCCTTGGCGTTTGCGTGGCGGTTGTGTGACGTTTGCTGCGGTTGGTTAAAGAACGTCGCCGCTTTCTTGAATGGCGTTGCGATTGTTTTCTTCCATGAAGTCATTCTTTTATGGGTTTTGACAAAAACAGAAAAGATGAAATTAGTTCTAACAGTGGATTCCTTCTTCGCTTTTCTCTTGGAAATGGATTGAAGAAGTCTTCTATGTATTTATACCACCACATGTGAACACAAAAACAGTTTCtcttatgatttttaaaaaaattgtaataaaataaaataaaagttattaaacGAGAAATAATATTGGAGAAAAGGGAGAGAGAGTGTGGTCAAACGAGGCAAGATCCGCGATAAGAGCATTCCCATGAACCCATCAATTCGATTTCTTATCCTCCCCACGTGATCTTCTTTGCTCACAAACTAACACAGTTTCACCGTTTTTTCACCTTTTACCTTCAATTTATATCCCATTAATAATGATAGTAGTTAGATTGGTTTCAAAGAATGTAAAGTACTGATACATTTTACTTATCAAGGTATTTTCGATAGTTAATCAAGAATGACTAGTTATGATTCAGAGGCATTGGTGATTGGTCACAGTGAAGAATTCAATTTCATTGGACTATATTTTTTAGTTAGTATATTTTTACATGATGGTGATATAGGCCATGAATAAGTTTACGTTACAGCTCATAATTTTCTGTAGTAAGGTCAACTCCAACAGAATTCTGGAACATCAAATTTAGTGggattgcaaaaaaaaaaaactattattccactaaatttgatgttttgtgAATAGTCATACATCTAGTATTGTATAATTCACACATATCATGCGGGTGTAAAAAAAAGTTTGGAGTCGaggcaaaaaaataaattattaaaaaataaattataaattattatattaatttttaatttttttgtgtgttaatATAGACATAAATTTAATAAGTTTCATGAGCTTctaacttaaaatcaattggcaattagtggattgatccaagtcccttatatattactcaagtcccttatatattactcaagtccctttCATATTTCTGATGTGGATCTTTTCTCCAATACCCTCCGTCGAGATAATGGTGcgtataaccattaatctcgCATAATCCATCATACTCCCTCCAAAATCATGCTTTATTTTCTAGCGATCTCGGTGGAACTGAACATTCTATGGCCCATCAGCTAATGAGATGATCGAGCCACTGTCCGGATCGAATTAATGGGCCATGGTATTGGgtccgctctgataccatgacaaGTTTTCTggacttccaacttaaaaccaattggcaattagtggattgacccaagtctcttatatatattacttaagtctCTTTCATATTTCCGATGTGGATCTTCTCTCTAATAATATCTTTAATCATATCATGAAAAAATAACTGAATAGACATGAGAtttaaatgaaactattaagaaaaatgaattttttgcATTAGGAAACTAAGTGATTAGGTTTAAATGTCTAAATGTTTTGcaaaaataatttacaattaATAGATTCCATTGAATTGAGCCTGTTTAATTTTTCTTTCGGTCACaatttgaaattcgaaaatcGATGGGGTAAGAAAAATTACAATTTATCATGGGGGCAATAATCTTGAACTTCAAGAAAATAGCATGGGTTATAAGATTTTGAGTGGGGGCACTTATCTAGTTGTTACAAGTGCATCCACCACTGATCACACATGATACTATTTATCacactaaatatttatttaataatataactaaattaatattatttactaGTTCAAATTTCTaactaaaacaaatatattttacattatatttacaacactaaacattaaaatattatttatatttttattttcattcattaatataattaaagaGTATCTTCAGTAGATCAGATTGTAACTAAAACTGTCATagtattcaaataattttcattgtctaattatataatttagttaccaattatattttacataaaacaaataaattaacaCATAAACTAATTCAgacaaaataaatacaaaattacaaaaacaaattaacaaacaaacataaaatatgaATATGATAAGTTAGTTTTAGAAACATATTACaattttaaactttattatatcattttcatcttaaatttaaatgataatttagtaaaaaatattaaaataaataatataaaatatcattttaatggAAAATTTGGTATTGTgattagatattaaaaataatagagatgaataataatataaaatgtcGTTTTTAGTGTCATGGTTGTTGtcgactttaattttttttatcacaatgtaataacaataataaaaaaggaatCTCATACGTTctattatgtatttataaaattgttGTAATGGGTTAGATCTTACATGAATCGGTAAGCATCTCCAACTATATTTCATTTGTTACTCTAAAATGAagtttggagtaaaaaatgttcaaatcttattttattttttattctgttATACAGTAAAAGATGAGATTACTTCACAAAcagaataataatttatttaattattctatttttaactcCAAAATAAAATAGGTGTAAACTTAACTCTTTTTTAGAATCTAttttaaagtataaaaaaatagaatggtAAGTTGGAGATACTTTGAAGACTTAGAGACGCTATAATAAAATGTAACCAACAATAGTGTCAAAGTAGACGACAAAAGCACAAAACTAGATAAAATTGGTCTTTCTAGTGCTAATAGATTTTAATGATACAAAAATCACAACTGTTTTTTTAACATGATCTTCGACTGTTTTTTACTTGGAAGATCGGGTTGATAGGTTTATAGTGAAATATAAACGCTATTTCTGATCACAAACCATAAGTAGATATTTTCtaagctccatggttgtacgGTAGACGTTTTCAAGCTTCATTGGTAGATATGACTACGCACATGACTACGCACAACGACAAACAAAAAACACTTATTACATCAACTTTATATGGGCTCTTCCTTTC
It encodes:
- the LOC103833013 gene encoding uncharacterized protein LOC103833013, translating into MTSWKKTIATPFKKAATFFNQPQQTSHNRHANAKAREEHERRTVKELQGDVMACGYEDVLVMWSILDKSNSSNNLSS